In a single window of the Dreissena polymorpha isolate Duluth1 chromosome 3, UMN_Dpol_1.0, whole genome shotgun sequence genome:
- the LOC127872426 gene encoding uncharacterized protein LOC127872426, producing the protein MRDCLPDPDALESDRDKTMKDCLPDPDALESDRDKTTRDCLPDPDALESDKDKTMRDCLPDPDALENPDALESDRDKTMRDCLPDPDALESDRDKTMRDCLPDPDALESDRDKTMRDCLPDPDALESDRDYDPE; encoded by the exons ATGAGAGACTGCTTACCAGATCCTGACGCACTGGAAAGTGATAGAGACAAAACTATGAAAGACTGCTTACCAGATCCTGACGCGCTGGAAAGTGATAGAGACAAAACTACGAGAGACTGCTTACCAGATCCTGACGCGCTGGAAAGTGATAAAGACAAAACTATGAGAGACTGCTTACCAGATCCTGACGCACTGGAAA ATCCTGATGCACTGGAAAGTGATAGAGACAAAACTATGAGAGACTGCTTACCAGATCCTGACGCACTGGAAAGTGATAGAGACAAAACTATGAGAGACTGCTTACCAGATCCTGACGCACTGGAAAGTGATAGAGACAAAACTATGAGAGACTGCTTACCAGATCCTGACGCACTGGAAAGTGATAGAGACTATGACCCAGAGTAA